From the Streptomyces sp. NBC_00390 genome, the window ATCGGCATCATCGTCTTCTCCTCGCTGACGATCGTCTTCAGCCTGTACCCGTGGTTCCCGCTGAGCCTGGTGCACCTGGTGCTCGCGATCCTGATCGTGGTGTTCGTCGCCAAGTCCGACGGCGCCGCCTGGTTCCAGCGCCAGCGCGCCTGACCGCTTCCGGCTCCGCACGAAGGCCGTGACACCCGCCGCCCCGGCAGGTGTCACGGCCTTCGGCCGTTAAACGCGATTGTTCTGCGGACGTTCAGCAGCGGTTCCTACGCTGATCCCGAAAGACCTCGGGGAAGGAATCGCACGATGTACAGCATCATCGTGGTGCCCGCGCACGCAGCGGACTCCACCGACCAGTTACGCCTGGCACCGGGGGAAACTCTCCCCTTCGGCCGTATCGCACCACCCGGCGGGGGCCGCCATCTCACGCTGCCGCACCACGGGGTGTCGCGACGGGCGGGCACCCTGAGCGCCTCCGGGACGCACTGGACGCTCAGCAACCTCAGCAGCGACCGGACCTACGTCGTGGAGAATCCCGAAGGCGCCGGGGAACACATCAAGATCGCACCCGGCCGGCTCGGCGCACCCATTCCGTTCGAGTTCAGCCGGGTCGTCCTGCCGGCGGGCGGGGAGCTGCTCGGCTTCGACGTCTGGGCGCCACGCCACGAATACGCCGACGAGACCCGGCCCTCACCGGGCGGCGAGCCGACCGCGACCGCCTTTGCGCTCGACCGCTCCAAGCGC encodes:
- a CDS encoding FHA domain-containing protein, whose protein sequence is MYSIIVVPAHAADSTDQLRLAPGETLPFGRIAPPGGGRHLTLPHHGVSRRAGTLSASGTHWTLSNLSSDRTYVVENPEGAGEHIKIAPGRLGAPIPFEFSRVVLPAGGELLGFDVWAPRHEYADETRPSPGGEPTATAFALDRSKRYFLVLTALCEPRLRGAPHAPLPTVEQTAERLRPLWPGANRAAVQWNIDYLAVKLRLKPGPDTADPGPRLNGKKESLVSLALRFDLVRESDLLALGAGSGETR